A DNA window from Hypomesus transpacificus isolate Combined female unplaced genomic scaffold, fHypTra1 scaffold_480, whole genome shotgun sequence contains the following coding sequences:
- the LOC124465393 gene encoding chromobox protein homolog 3-like: protein MSNQNTKCKAVQEEPEEFVVEKVVDQRIVNGKVEFFLKWKGYNDVDNTWEPEENMDCPELISAFLESKNHIMEKPESTKRKSSTEVPETEEEEGKAKKKKDMNEKACGFARNLDPEKIIGATDSSGELMFLMKWKDSEEADLVLAQDANTRCPQVVISFYEERLYWHACPEHETQ, encoded by the exons ATGTCAAATCAGAACACAAAATGTAAGGCGGTCCAAGAGGAGCCTGAGGAGTTTGTTGTGGAGAAGGTGGTGGACCAACGCATTGTCAATGGGAAAGTTGAGTTCTTCCTGAAATGGAAGGGATATAACGA TGTGGATAATACCTGGGAGCCCGAGGAGAACATGGACTGTCCAGAGTTGATCTCAGCGTTCTTAGAGTCCAAGAATCATATTATGGAGAAGCCAGAGTCCACCAAGAGGAAGTCCTCCACGGAAGTGCCcgagacagaagaagaagagggcaaagccaagaagaagaaggacaTG AATGAAAAGGCCTGTGGCTTTGCTAGGAATTTAGACCCAGAGAAGATTATTGGTGCGACAGACAGCAGTGGAGAATTGATGTTTTTAATGAAGTG GAAAGACTCAGAGGAAGCTGACCTGGTTCTAGCCCAGGATGCTAACACTCGCTGTCCTCAAGTTGTCATCTCCTTCTACGAGGAAAGACTCTATTGGCATGCCTGCCCTGAGCATGAGACCCAGTAG